One segment of Desulfosudis oleivorans Hxd3 DNA contains the following:
- the resB gene encoding cytochrome c biogenesis protein ResB: MSDTQPQKSGILASAWDLFASIRLTVGILLALAATAVIGTLIPQTQPAAFYAAKYGESGARLIAMLQIDDMYRSHWFQALILMLAVNILVCSVVRLKTVWKIVFSKTPSFSEKSFKQPAGEPFTVKTPPEDLRKRYHAFLEKRFSTVVHQPADNGFLLFAEKGRATRLGVYVVHLSVLVLLAGALVGSFLGFDGYVQIPEGQSASTIHLRESGAAMPLGFEIRCDDFAVSFYESGRPKEYRSTLSILEDGQVKTTKDIVVNRPMKYRGVRLFQSSYGTASAKDVSLAFTSKATGMTYRQTMGIGESITLPEGLGTFTLMRFTNSFLFMGKHDVGPSFLGMIEAGEDAHTVVLPLRHAAFDKMRQGDVVVTVENFESVMYTGLQVAKDPGVPLVYAGFILMILGIYITFFTAHRKFAVRVAAEKGKTTVTVFGTANKNRHGAKRKAAEIGDKLANLNA; encoded by the coding sequence ATGTCTGACACCCAGCCACAGAAAAGCGGGATCCTGGCATCCGCCTGGGACCTGTTTGCATCCATCCGGCTTACCGTGGGCATTCTGCTGGCCCTGGCCGCCACCGCGGTCATCGGCACCCTGATCCCCCAGACCCAGCCGGCCGCCTTTTACGCGGCCAAGTACGGAGAATCCGGGGCACGGCTCATCGCCATGCTCCAGATCGACGACATGTACCGGTCCCACTGGTTTCAGGCCCTGATCCTGATGCTGGCGGTCAATATCCTGGTCTGCTCGGTGGTTCGTCTGAAAACCGTATGGAAAATCGTGTTTTCAAAAACCCCCTCCTTTTCTGAAAAAAGCTTCAAGCAGCCGGCCGGTGAGCCTTTTACCGTAAAAACCCCGCCCGAAGACCTGCGAAAAAGATACCATGCCTTTCTGGAAAAACGGTTTTCAACCGTGGTACACCAGCCGGCCGACAACGGCTTTCTGCTGTTTGCCGAAAAGGGCCGGGCCACCCGCCTGGGCGTTTACGTGGTCCATCTCAGTGTGCTGGTGCTGCTGGCCGGCGCCCTGGTCGGCTCTTTTCTGGGATTTGACGGCTATGTTCAGATTCCCGAAGGCCAGTCCGCTTCCACCATCCATCTTCGGGAGTCGGGCGCGGCCATGCCCCTGGGCTTTGAAATCCGGTGCGATGACTTTGCGGTCAGCTTCTATGAATCGGGCCGGCCCAAAGAGTACCGCTCCACCCTCTCCATCCTGGAAGACGGCCAGGTAAAAACGACAAAGGACATCGTGGTCAACCGGCCCATGAAATACAGGGGGGTCCGCCTCTTTCAGTCCAGCTATGGCACGGCATCGGCCAAAGACGTGTCGCTTGCCTTTACCAGCAAGGCCACGGGCATGACATACCGGCAGACCATGGGCATAGGAGAATCAATCACCCTGCCCGAGGGCCTTGGCACCTTTACGCTGATGCGGTTTACCAACTCTTTTCTGTTCATGGGAAAACACGACGTGGGTCCCTCTTTTCTGGGCATGATCGAAGCCGGGGAGGATGCCCACACCGTGGTGCTGCCGCTGCGCCACGCCGCCTTTGACAAAATGCGCCAGGGTGACGTGGTCGTGACCGTGGAAAACTTTGAAAGCGTCATGTACACCGGGCTTCAGGTGGCCAAAGACCCCGGCGTGCCCCTGGTGTATGCCGGGTTTATCCTGATGATCCTGGGCATCTACATCACCTTTTTCACGGCCCACCGAAAATTTGCCGTGCGCGTGGCGGCGGAAAAAGGCAAAACAACGGTAACCGTTTTCGGCACGGCCAACAAGAACCGG
- the rsmI gene encoding 16S rRNA (cytidine(1402)-2'-O)-methyltransferase codes for MSGRLYVVSCPIGNMEDITLRALRVLAEVDVIAAEDTRRALSLLSAHDIAARGRVISCFEHNEQQRTADLIHRLQQGMSVALISDAGTPSISDPGFYLVRSAIAQGIEVVPVPGVSAAVAALSVSGMPTDAFVFTGFLPKKQGRRSRKLADLANERATLIFYEAPHRAAAFLAELETALGDRQAVVCREMTKTHEEFLRGPLSELSAALESRDAVKGEITVVVEGAPQEGETLDPEDLAQAVREADCGASELAKTLARQYNIPRRQLYDEILKIKKDTP; via the coding sequence ATGAGCGGCAGGCTTTACGTGGTTTCATGCCCCATCGGCAACATGGAGGACATCACCCTGCGGGCATTGCGGGTCCTTGCCGAGGTCGATGTTATTGCCGCGGAAGACACCCGCAGGGCCCTGAGCCTGCTTTCGGCCCACGATATTGCCGCCCGGGGCCGGGTGATCTCCTGTTTTGAGCACAACGAGCAGCAGCGTACCGCCGACCTGATCCACAGGCTGCAACAGGGAATGTCCGTGGCCCTGATCTCCGATGCGGGCACCCCCTCCATCTCCGATCCCGGCTTTTACCTGGTGAGAAGCGCCATTGCCCAGGGCATTGAAGTGGTGCCCGTGCCCGGTGTATCGGCGGCGGTGGCGGCCCTGTCGGTAAGCGGCATGCCCACCGACGCCTTTGTGTTTACCGGCTTTCTGCCCAAAAAGCAGGGACGGCGCAGCCGAAAGCTTGCCGACCTGGCCAATGAACGGGCCACCCTTATTTTTTACGAGGCCCCCCATCGGGCCGCGGCTTTTCTGGCCGAGCTGGAAACGGCCCTGGGTGACCGGCAGGCCGTGGTGTGTAGGGAGATGACCAAGACCCATGAAGAGTTTCTTCGCGGCCCCCTGTCTGAACTTTCGGCTGCTCTGGAATCCCGGGACGCGGTAAAGGGGGAGATCACCGTGGTGGTGGAGGGTGCCCCCCAGGAGGGCGAGACCCTGGATCCCGAGGATCTGGCCCAGGCCGTTCGGGAAGCCGACTGCGGCGCGTCGGAACTGGCCAAAACCCTGGCCCGCCAGTACAACATCCCCCGGCGCCAGTTGTATGACGAGATACTGAAGATCAAAAAAGATACTCCCTGA
- a CDS encoding trimethylamine methyltransferase family protein, which produces MNSEQVNHSERVLGKPTVEMLKQVHEDACWILENLGVGCRQPQMVEAFKALEAEGLVLIHENRIYLMRDLVDRCLGSTPGVADFFVPRNSFFVGGTAPYIYDDEKGLGGIMPTEDHVARIAQIAEKSRVVAGMGRGVKLADEVVQMNLMDAHCAKPLYFAVTSDAALERAVALHKKRGNVMVVFCLTRPPLEVNENFSEHFVKVVQAGLPVFISAMPMAGISAPFCYNGVLAMTHAEVLFGICVSQLLRPGAVCIHAGFPTIADPRIEYNPNYGLVSHNLLNILMTHLCLMLDLPAFQSACTTHEEHLTRRAYDDAKAGQAMCLKYGFHMMRHTFSFLRYLIDFSIEKLERSIEILENTTPDDAPAVEMPVYDPRGMESIMHTGVGMYMEDPLTTANFGKVFVD; this is translated from the coding sequence TTGAACAGCGAGCAGGTCAACCATTCTGAACGTGTGCTGGGAAAACCAACCGTGGAGATGCTCAAACAGGTCCACGAGGATGCCTGCTGGATTCTGGAAAACCTGGGTGTGGGATGCCGGCAGCCCCAAATGGTGGAGGCGTTCAAAGCCCTTGAGGCTGAAGGCCTGGTCCTGATTCATGAGAACCGGATTTACCTGATGCGCGACCTGGTGGACCGGTGCCTGGGCAGTACGCCGGGTGTGGCCGATTTTTTTGTGCCGAGAAACAGCTTTTTTGTCGGCGGCACGGCGCCCTATATTTATGATGATGAAAAAGGGCTGGGCGGTATCATGCCCACCGAAGACCACGTGGCCCGCATTGCTCAAATCGCGGAGAAAAGTCGTGTGGTGGCCGGCATGGGCCGGGGCGTGAAGCTTGCCGACGAGGTGGTCCAGATGAACCTGATGGATGCCCACTGCGCCAAGCCGCTCTATTTTGCCGTGACATCGGACGCCGCCCTGGAACGGGCCGTGGCCCTTCACAAAAAGCGGGGAAACGTGATGGTGGTCTTCTGCCTGACCCGCCCCCCCCTGGAAGTAAATGAAAATTTTTCCGAGCATTTTGTAAAGGTGGTTCAGGCCGGTCTGCCGGTCTTTATTTCCGCCATGCCCATGGCCGGCATCAGCGCGCCTTTCTGTTACAACGGGGTCCTGGCCATGACCCATGCCGAAGTGCTCTTCGGTATCTGTGTGTCCCAGCTGCTTCGGCCCGGTGCCGTGTGCATTCATGCCGGGTTTCCCACCATTGCCGACCCGCGCATCGAGTACAACCCCAACTACGGGCTGGTCTCCCATAACCTGCTCAACATTCTGATGACCCACCTGTGCCTGATGCTCGATCTGCCGGCGTTTCAAAGCGCCTGCACCACTCACGAGGAGCACCTGACCCGGCGGGCCTATGACGATGCCAAAGCCGGGCAGGCCATGTGTTTGAAGTACGGGTTTCACATGATGCGTCACACCTTTTCATTTCTGCGGTACCTGATCGATTTTTCCATCGAAAAGCTGGAACGCTCAATTGAGATTCTGGAAAATACCACCCCGGACGATGCACCCGCGGTGGAGATGCCGGTTTACGATCCCCGGGGCATGGAATCAATCATGCACACCGGGGTGGGCATGTATATGGAGGATCCGCTGACCACAGCCAACTTCGGCAAGGTGTTTGTCGATTAA
- the asnB gene encoding asparagine synthase B, translating into MCGIAGCFGRKDEPTVKRMLDTLGHRGPNDRGMHAGASFVVGHTRLSIVDVATGRQPILTGDGTKGIVANGEIYNFRKLRMGIADKYQFRTRSDTEVVLHLYEEKGPACVKDLDGMFAFALFDGDAFMLARDPVGIKPLYYGFKQDALYFSSELGAMSFAGLDEVHEFPAGHYYTPKEGFVQYYKVPPIEDDQLTDIEETCEIIRETFIHAVKKRLLADPEVPVGSFCSGGLDSSLVAAIAADEIPRLHTFVVGMKDAFGDVSDDVKAARIAAAHIGSTHHELIFTEDEYYEALPTVINKLESYDPSLVRCAVPCYFTCKMAAEYVTVVLTGEGADELFTGYHYMKHFPEDKLNLEARRCIGNLHNINLQRADRMGMLFSLELRVPFLDEAMVDLSMKIPHELKIREHNGAKIEKWILRKAFENTHYLPDDILWRYKVQYTQGAGCEDLGERLANRMGDDEYEKIKAENPDAVINSKEAAYYFKIFREYHPQDSILGSIGIWTGFDFAEEREKVKGTVDGDLKHEHEEETDDTSQVA; encoded by the coding sequence ATGTGCGGCATTGCTGGATGTTTCGGCAGAAAGGATGAACCGACCGTTAAACGCATGCTGGATACCCTGGGCCATCGGGGCCCCAATGACCGGGGGATGCATGCGGGCGCCAGTTTCGTGGTGGGCCATACCCGGCTTTCCATCGTGGACGTGGCCACCGGCCGTCAGCCCATCCTCACCGGGGACGGTACAAAAGGTATCGTGGCCAACGGTGAAATTTACAACTTCCGCAAGCTGCGGATGGGGATTGCGGATAAGTACCAGTTCCGCACCAGGTCGGACACCGAGGTCGTGCTTCATCTCTACGAAGAAAAGGGGCCTGCCTGCGTCAAGGACTTAGACGGCATGTTTGCGTTCGCCCTGTTTGACGGCGACGCCTTTATGCTGGCCCGGGACCCTGTCGGCATCAAGCCGCTCTATTACGGGTTCAAGCAGGACGCGCTCTATTTTTCCTCCGAGCTGGGGGCCATGAGTTTTGCCGGCCTGGACGAGGTCCACGAGTTTCCGGCGGGTCATTACTACACACCCAAGGAGGGGTTTGTGCAGTACTACAAGGTGCCGCCCATTGAGGATGACCAGCTTACCGACATCGAGGAAACCTGCGAAATTATCCGGGAAACCTTTATTCACGCCGTGAAGAAAAGGCTGCTGGCCGACCCCGAGGTGCCGGTGGGCTCTTTCTGCAGCGGCGGGCTGGACAGCAGCCTGGTGGCGGCCATTGCCGCGGACGAGATTCCCCGGCTTCACACCTTTGTGGTGGGCATGAAGGACGCCTTCGGGGATGTGAGTGACGATGTCAAGGCGGCCCGTATAGCCGCGGCCCATATCGGTTCCACCCATCACGAGCTGATTTTCACCGAGGACGAGTACTACGAGGCCCTGCCCACGGTGATCAACAAGCTGGAAAGCTATGATCCCTCCCTGGTGCGGTGCGCCGTGCCCTGTTACTTCACCTGCAAGATGGCGGCCGAATATGTCACCGTGGTGCTGACCGGCGAAGGGGCCGACGAGCTGTTCACCGGCTATCATTACATGAAGCATTTCCCGGAAGACAAGCTGAACCTCGAAGCCCGGCGCTGCATCGGCAACCTGCACAATATCAACCTGCAGCGGGCCGACCGCATGGGCATGCTGTTCAGCCTGGAACTTCGGGTGCCCTTTCTGGACGAAGCCATGGTGGACCTTTCCATGAAGATTCCCCACGAACTCAAGATTCGGGAACACAACGGCGCCAAGATCGAAAAATGGATTCTGCGCAAAGCCTTTGAAAACACGCACTACCTGCCGGACGATATCCTGTGGCGCTACAAGGTGCAGTACACCCAGGGCGCGGGCTGCGAGGACCTGGGCGAGCGCCTGGCCAACCGGATGGGCGATGACGAGTACGAGAAAATCAAGGCCGAAAATCCGGACGCGGTGATCAACAGCAAGGAGGCGGCTTACTACTTCAAGATTTTCCGCGAGTATCATCCCCAGGATTCGATTCTGGGCTCCATCGGCATCTGGACCGGGTTTGATTTTGCCGAGGAGCGGGAGAAGGTCAAGGGGACCGTGGACGGGGACCTGAAGCACGAGCACGAAGAAGAGACCGACGACACCTCTCAGGTGGCCTGA
- a CDS encoding MBL fold metallo-hydrolase → MELTILGSGGCTVIPRPLCTCPVCRQAREKGIPYARSGPSAFLHDAGLLIDAPAEIAGQLNRESIGQVDHLLFTHLDPDHVEGFRVVEQITLDFRTWRSCPGKCIDLVLPRPLMDRLERIRTAYGSQAAFYRDQGFIRCRAFDRSTRIGDVTVTALPVDRGGQIAYVCVFEKAGVKIVYAACDIRPFPENDPAVRDPDLLVIQPGLFETGLKHGFVYPPDHVSRSTLYTFDQTVDLCRRIGAGKVVFIHLEEYWNRSHDDYTALEGGLNNMRFAHDGMRLDV, encoded by the coding sequence ATGGAACTGACCATTCTGGGTTCCGGCGGATGCACGGTGATTCCCAGGCCGCTGTGTACCTGCCCGGTGTGCCGGCAGGCACGGGAAAAGGGAATCCCCTATGCGCGTTCCGGGCCGTCTGCCTTTCTGCACGACGCCGGCCTGCTGATTGACGCGCCGGCCGAAATCGCCGGCCAGTTGAACCGGGAGTCCATCGGGCAGGTGGATCACCTGCTTTTCACCCACCTGGACCCCGACCATGTGGAGGGGTTCCGAGTGGTGGAGCAGATCACCCTGGATTTTCGGACCTGGCGGTCCTGTCCGGGCAAATGCATAGACTTGGTGCTGCCCCGGCCCCTGATGGATCGCCTGGAGCGGATTCGCACGGCTTACGGCTCCCAGGCGGCCTTTTACCGGGACCAGGGGTTTATTCGGTGCCGGGCCTTTGACCGGTCCACGCGAATCGGCGATGTCACGGTGACCGCTCTTCCCGTGGACCGCGGAGGCCAGATTGCCTATGTCTGCGTTTTTGAAAAGGCGGGCGTAAAGATCGTGTATGCCGCCTGCGACATACGGCCGTTTCCGGAAAATGACCCGGCGGTGCGCGATCCCGACCTGCTGGTGATTCAGCCCGGCCTTTTTGAAACCGGCCTGAAGCACGGTTTTGTCTATCCGCCGGACCATGTCTCCCGGTCAACACTCTATACGTTTGACCAGACCGTGGACCTCTGCCGCCGGATCGGCGCCGGGAAGGTGGTGTTTATTCACCTGGAAGAGTACTGGAACCGGAGCCATGACGACTATACGGCCCTGGAAGGGGGCCTGAATAACATGCGCTTTGCCCATGACGGCATGCGCCTGGACGTATAA
- a CDS encoding trimethylamine methyltransferase family protein, whose product MFEPETKKTINKEQTTTPMNFADDTLLDQIHRDAIRVLEETGVWCPSTEVRDIFEQTGQAAFDETTGHLHVLGPLVDQALAMTPKRDSYWIGENAFGVGGTAPFVHDDATGELITPTFEHLAKIAAIVDQADVIDFMARGVLIPKHEVEVMDTIIETCQKPVYVAAVSEAGIARAGEIHRSRGGLTVQFSIINSPLAIIESMIPPFLSCVRQGIPIYVSTMPMAGLSGPYSMSSLVTLTHAEALFGITLAQLVNPGITVVHAGLPSIASINDNYAVNLGLVSFNIANLLMEKVNKRLDLPSIQTACTTSQAHPNKVAEAEAINGFALMKKYGFHQMRHAFGFLKELVSFSIAKLERHIDLCRSTDPDQAPEYELEPYDPEGLAAIMRNTSRAGYMRDDHTLKNTGKSFLI is encoded by the coding sequence ATGTTTGAACCGGAAACAAAAAAGACGATCAACAAGGAGCAGACAACGACACCCATGAACTTTGCGGACGATACCCTGCTGGACCAAATTCACCGGGACGCGATACGCGTACTGGAAGAGACCGGTGTGTGGTGCCCTTCAACGGAGGTGAGGGATATCTTTGAACAGACCGGGCAGGCGGCTTTTGACGAGACCACCGGCCACCTGCACGTGCTGGGGCCCCTGGTGGACCAGGCCCTGGCCATGACCCCGAAACGGGATTCCTACTGGATCGGTGAAAATGCCTTTGGCGTGGGTGGTACCGCGCCCTTTGTGCATGACGATGCCACCGGCGAACTGATTACCCCCACGTTTGAACACCTGGCAAAAATCGCCGCCATCGTGGACCAGGCGGACGTGATTGACTTCATGGCCCGGGGTGTGCTGATTCCCAAGCACGAGGTGGAGGTGATGGACACCATCATTGAGACCTGCCAAAAGCCGGTATATGTCGCGGCGGTCTCTGAGGCCGGCATTGCCCGGGCCGGGGAGATTCACCGGAGCCGGGGCGGCTTGACCGTTCAGTTCTCCATCATCAACAGCCCCCTTGCCATCATCGAGAGCATGATTCCGCCGTTTCTCTCCTGCGTGCGGCAGGGGATTCCCATTTATGTTTCCACCATGCCCATGGCCGGGCTTTCCGGCCCTTACTCCATGTCCAGCCTGGTGACCCTGACCCATGCCGAGGCCCTGTTCGGCATCACCCTGGCACAGCTGGTCAACCCCGGCATTACGGTGGTTCATGCCGGCCTGCCCTCCATTGCCAGCATTAACGACAACTATGCCGTGAACCTGGGGCTGGTCTCCTTCAATATCGCCAACCTGCTTATGGAGAAGGTGAACAAGCGCCTGGACCTGCCCTCCATTCAGACCGCCTGCACCACCAGCCAGGCCCATCCCAACAAGGTAGCTGAAGCCGAGGCGATCAACGGGTTTGCCCTGATGAAAAAATACGGGTTTCACCAGATGCGCCACGCCTTCGGGTTTTTAAAGGAGCTGGTCTCTTTTTCCATCGCCAAGCTGGAGCGTCACATCGACCTGTGCCGGTCCACGGACCCGGACCAGGCCCCGGAATATGAGCTGGAGCCCTACGACCCGGAGGGGCTGGCCGCAATCATGCGAAACACCAGCCGGGCCGGTTACATGCGGGACGACCACACCCTGAAAAACACGGGAAAATCTTTTTTAATATGA
- a CDS encoding corrinoid protein, with protein sequence MTQFANMTEAILAGDPDRVKQLAEEGISRGDDAGAVMAAMIGAMDIVGEKMEAEDMFIPEVLMSAKAMSAGTELLKPHLAEGGDGNKGTLVIGSVHGDLHDIGKNLVKMLMEGSGFSVVDLGTNVAPDAFLAAVKEHSASLVGMSALLTTTMPVMKEVVDALKNAGLRDQVKVLVGGAPVTDAYAEQIGADAYGADAGSAVRIAKSLV encoded by the coding sequence ATGACACAGTTTGCAAATATGACGGAAGCGATTCTGGCCGGTGATCCGGACAGGGTAAAGCAGCTGGCCGAAGAAGGGATCAGCAGGGGCGACGATGCCGGGGCCGTGATGGCGGCCATGATCGGGGCCATGGATATCGTGGGCGAGAAGATGGAAGCGGAAGATATGTTCATTCCCGAGGTGCTGATGTCGGCAAAGGCCATGAGCGCGGGCACCGAGTTGCTCAAGCCCCACCTGGCCGAAGGCGGGGACGGTAACAAGGGCACCCTGGTGATCGGCTCCGTGCACGGCGACCTGCATGACATCGGCAAAAATCTGGTCAAGATGCTCATGGAAGGGTCGGGTTTTTCCGTGGTGGACCTGGGCACCAACGTGGCGCCGGACGCTTTTCTGGCCGCGGTAAAGGAACATTCGGCCAGCCTGGTGGGCATGTCGGCCCTGCTGACCACCACCATGCCGGTGATGAAGGAGGTGGTGGACGCCCTCAAGAATGCCGGGCTGCGGGACCAGGTCAAGGTGCTGGTGGGCGGCGCTCCGGTCACCGATGCGTATGCCGAGCAGATCGGGGCCGACGCCTATGGCGCGGACGCCGGATCAGCGGTGCGCATCGCCAAGTCCCTGGTGTAA
- a CDS encoding trimethylamine methyltransferase family protein: MANIRSNQNALLSPMARKMSEDQCRKLYWACLEILERTGVCLHEQAAVDLFKKAGAMVSDGNRVRIPAGMVEKALCTVPRKINFCDRNGNRAMQVGGHRSYFGTGSDCLHIIDHRTGQRRKAVLQDIVEGMTLCDALDHIDFVMCMFLPSDVPQEKLDRYEMEAMLNHTTKPIVYVTTEFSGCKDAVTMAEIVAGGEDQLRQRPFAACYINVTTGLRHNGEALQKLLYLSGKGLPFTYIPSAQGGVTAPMTIAGTMAVNNAGVLAGLVLSQLNNEGAPFIMPGWGGNMLDMKTTTQPYADPEKRGQAIDFAHFLGLPTFSLAGCSESKVMDQQASAEAALTLFTDALFGGNLVHDVGYLESGLSGSLPQLVICNEILSWLDAFMHPVDISDETLCLELIDQVGPDGQYLDHPHTMEHFRERWYPGIFDRSNHASWQKKGAKNLGERATEKVDKILADHKSEPLAPDVAKAVHAVIEG; this comes from the coding sequence ATGGCAAATATTCGCAGCAACCAGAACGCTTTGTTAAGCCCCATGGCCCGGAAGATGTCGGAAGACCAGTGCAGAAAGCTCTACTGGGCCTGCCTGGAAATTCTGGAGCGCACCGGCGTATGCCTGCACGAGCAGGCGGCCGTCGACCTGTTTAAAAAGGCCGGCGCCATGGTAAGCGATGGCAACCGGGTACGCATTCCCGCCGGCATGGTGGAAAAGGCGCTGTGCACGGTGCCCCGCAAAATCAACTTCTGTGACCGCAACGGCAACCGGGCCATGCAGGTGGGGGGCCACCGCAGCTACTTCGGCACCGGTTCGGACTGTCTTCACATCATCGACCACCGCACCGGCCAGCGGCGAAAGGCGGTGCTTCAGGACATCGTTGAGGGCATGACCCTTTGTGACGCCCTGGACCACATCGACTTTGTGATGTGCATGTTTCTGCCGTCGGACGTGCCCCAGGAAAAACTGGACCGCTACGAGATGGAGGCCATGCTCAACCATACCACCAAGCCCATTGTCTATGTGACCACCGAGTTTTCCGGGTGCAAAGACGCCGTGACCATGGCCGAGATCGTGGCCGGGGGTGAGGACCAGCTGCGGCAGCGGCCTTTTGCCGCCTGCTACATCAACGTGACCACCGGGTTGCGTCACAACGGCGAGGCACTACAGAAGCTGCTCTACCTGTCGGGCAAGGGGCTTCCCTTTACCTATATTCCGTCGGCCCAGGGCGGCGTGACCGCGCCCATGACCATTGCCGGTACCATGGCGGTGAACAATGCCGGCGTGCTGGCCGGCCTGGTGCTTTCTCAGCTCAATAACGAAGGCGCCCCCTTTATCATGCCGGGGTGGGGCGGCAACATGCTGGACATGAAAACCACCACCCAGCCCTATGCCGATCCGGAAAAACGGGGCCAGGCCATAGATTTTGCCCATTTTCTGGGGCTGCCCACCTTCAGCCTGGCCGGATGCAGCGAGTCCAAAGTCATGGACCAGCAGGCATCCGCCGAAGCGGCCCTGACCCTGTTTACCGACGCCCTGTTCGGCGGCAACCTGGTCCACGACGTGGGCTACCTGGAATCGGGGCTGAGCGGCTCGCTGCCCCAACTGGTGATCTGCAACGAGATTTTAAGCTGGCTGGACGCCTTCATGCATCCGGTGGATATATCCGATGAGACCCTCTGTCTGGAACTGATCGACCAGGTGGGGCCGGACGGCCAGTACCTGGACCACCCCCACACCATGGAACATTTTCGTGAGCGGTGGTACCCCGGCATTTTCGATCGCTCGAACCATGCCTCATGGCAGAAAAAGGGGGCGAAAAATCTTGGCGAGCGGGCTACTGAAAAGGTGGACAAAATTCTGGCCGACCATAAGTCCGAGCCCCTGGCGCCGGACGTGGCAAAGGCTGTGCATGCCGTGATAGAAGGATAG
- a CDS encoding nitrilase-related carbon-nitrogen hydrolase, protein MRVAICQTKPALLDVQTNLESVIAHIHKCREQGAQLVVFPELALTGYFVGLQYHKAALRMDSDQIRKLAAATKGTAAVVGFIEESRSMNFYNSALIAVDGEILFAYRKLNLPNYGAFEERKFFANGKHIRVFRLNDFNVSVFICNDMWHPALPYLGVTQKADIFVSIINSSEESMGAEFNNVESWDIINRFYSRVFGIYNICANRVGTEDPDETWDIPEDDKLLKKTSDVFLVPEVKKRYRFWGGSEIINPFGQRIYKARLYETDVIMGELSKDLVRRKKILLPYLRNDDPYFTRRELHRILFEQAGDTSRPQHKL, encoded by the coding sequence ATGCGGGTGGCCATCTGCCAGACAAAGCCGGCGCTGCTGGATGTTCAGACCAACCTTGAATCGGTGATTGCCCATATTCATAAATGCCGGGAACAGGGCGCCCAGCTGGTGGTTTTTCCTGAACTGGCCCTGACCGGTTATTTTGTGGGGCTCCAATATCACAAGGCGGCCCTGCGCATGGATTCCGACCAGATTCGAAAGCTGGCCGCCGCCACAAAAGGGACCGCCGCGGTGGTGGGATTTATTGAAGAGTCCCGGTCCATGAACTTTTACAATTCGGCCCTGATCGCGGTGGACGGGGAGATTCTGTTTGCCTACCGCAAGCTGAACCTGCCCAACTACGGGGCCTTTGAGGAACGCAAGTTTTTCGCCAACGGCAAGCATATCCGGGTGTTCCGGCTCAACGACTTTAACGTGTCGGTGTTTATCTGCAACGACATGTGGCACCCGGCCCTGCCCTACCTGGGCGTAACCCAGAAGGCCGATATTTTTGTCTCCATCATCAACTCGTCGGAAGAGTCCATGGGCGCGGAGTTCAACAACGTGGAGAGCTGGGATATCATCAACCGGTTCTACTCCCGGGTGTTCGGCATTTACAACATCTGCGCCAACCGGGTGGGCACCGAAGACCCGGACGAAACCTGGGATATACCAGAGGATGACAAGCTGCTGAAAAAGACATCGGACGTGTTCCTGGTGCCGGAGGTCAAAAAGCGGTACCGGTTCTGGGGCGGCAGCGAGATCATCAACCCCTTTGGGCAGCGGATTTATAAGGCCAGACTCTATGAGACCGACGTGATCATGGGCGAGCTTTCAAAGGACCTGGTCCGGCGCAAAAAAATTCTGCTGCCCTACCTGAGAAACGACGACCCCTATTTTACCCGGCGGGAACTGCACCGCATCCTGTTTGAACAGGCCGGTGATACCTCCAGGCCCCAGCACAAACTCTGA
- a CDS encoding MarR family winged helix-turn-helix transcriptional regulator yields MNRPTCQPADTAISNQVLIAIRRIIQSVDLHSRALVRQFGLTGPQLIVLQTISVHQEVAINEIAKAVSLGQPTVTGILERLEQRGLVERRRGRQDKRKVYITVTASARQLLEKAPPLLQQHFIESFHRLADWEQAMILSSLQRVVALMNARDIDAAPILAEAGPLSGVDPPPPKKMPAKRGRPGKAKTARD; encoded by the coding sequence ATGAACCGACCCACCTGTCAGCCGGCAGACACAGCCATCTCCAACCAGGTACTGATCGCCATTCGCCGCATCATTCAGTCCGTGGACCTGCATTCCAGGGCACTGGTCCGGCAGTTCGGGCTCACCGGGCCCCAGTTAATCGTGCTCCAAACCATTTCTGTTCACCAGGAAGTTGCCATCAACGAGATCGCCAAGGCCGTGAGCCTGGGCCAGCCTACTGTGACCGGCATCCTGGAGCGGCTGGAACAGAGGGGGCTGGTTGAACGGCGGCGGGGACGGCAGGACAAACGCAAGGTCTACATCACGGTGACCGCCTCGGCCCGGCAGCTGCTGGAAAAGGCCCCTCCCCTGCTGCAGCAGCATTTTATCGAGTCTTTTCACCGGCTGGCCGACTGGGAACAGGCCATGATCCTCAGCTCATTGCAGCGCGTGGTGGCCCTGATGAACGCCCGGGACATCGACGCGGCCCCGATTCTGGCCGAGGCCGGCCCCCTCAGCGGTGTTGATCCGCCCCCGCCGAAAAAAATGCCCGCAAAGCGGGGCCGCCCCGGAAAGGCAAAGACAGCGCGGGACTGA